A genomic segment from Phalacrocorax aristotelis chromosome 16, bGulAri2.1, whole genome shotgun sequence encodes:
- the GPR142 gene encoding putative G-protein coupled receptor 142 — translation MLWVLEGTRPPVGTQPPARTQPSTRTRTPVALRAQGRWCHTPGGWHRGHQADLWWKAMVPVPNSTAVVWGGEATWPEPERSPCMVGIFPIVYYSVLLGLGLPVNILTAVALSRLATRTKKSSYWYLLALTTSDILTQVFIVFVGFILQTAILARAVPSAFIHTVNVLEFTANHASIWVTVLLTVDRYVALCHPLRYRTVSYPQRTRKIIAAVFAVALATGIPFYWWLDVWRDADPPTALDMVLKWVHCVTIYFLPCSIFLATNSIIICKLKQRRCSGGGRPHLSKTMALLLAVTTTFIVLWAPRTIVMICHLYVASVKRDWRVHLALDIANMVAMLNTTLNFFLYCFVSQTFRRTVGEVLRVHLRHSPRSGSGRFPPPALKPLELLASTAL, via the exons AtgctgtgggtgctggaggGGACACGGCCACCAGTGGGGACGCAGCCACCGGCGAGGACACAGCCATCCACAAGGACACGGACACCGGTGGCTCTCCGGGCCCAGGGAAGGTGGTGCCACACGCCTGGTGGGTGGCACAGGGGCCACCAAG CTGATCTGTGGTGGAAGGCAATGGTCCCAGTACCCAACAGCACAGCGGTGGTGTGGGGCGGTGAGGCGACATGGCCAGAGCCAGAGCGGTCACCCTGCATGGTCGGCATCTTCCCCATCGTGTATTACAGCGtcttgctggggctggggctgccag TGAATATCCTGACTGCTGTGGCCCTGTCCCGCCTCGCCACAAGGACCAAGAAATCATCATACTGGTACCTGCTGGCCCTGACCACCTCTGACATACTCACCCAGGTCTTCATCGTCTTTGTGGGCTTCATCCTGCAGACAGCCATCCTGGCCCGGGCGGTTCCCAGTGCCTTCATCCACACTGTCAATGTGCTGGAGTTCACGGCCAACCATGCCTCCATATGGGTCACCGTTCTTCTGACCGTGGACCGCTACGTGGCCCTCTGCCACCCGCTGCGGTACCGTACCGTCTCCTACCCACAGCGTACCCGCAAGATCATTGCGGCCGTCTTTGCTGTGGCACTGGCCACAGGCATCCCTTTCTACTGGTGGCTGGATGTGTGGCGTGATGCTGACCCCCCCACGGCCCTGGACATGGTGCTCAAGTGGGTGCACTGCGTCACCATCTACTTCTTGCCCTGCAGCATCTTCCTGGCCACTAATTCTATCATCATCTGCAAGCTGAAGCAGCGGAGGTGCTCAGGGGGTGGCCGACCCCACCTGAGCAAGACCATGGCCCTCCTCCTGGCTGTCACCACCACCTTCATAGTGCTCTGGGCTCCCCGGACCATCGTCATGATCTGCCACCTCTACGTGGCCTCAGTCAAGAGGGACTGGCGTGTGCACCTGGCCTTGGACATCGCCAACATGGTGGCCATGCTCAACACCACCCTCAACTTCTTCCTCTACTGCTTCGTCAGCCAGACCTTCCGTCGCACAGTGGGCGAGGTGCTCCGGGTCCACCTCCGGCACAGCCCCAGGTCTGGCAGCGGTCGCTTCCCACCTCCAGCCCTGAAACCACTGGAGCTGCtggccagcacagccctctga
- the BTBD17 gene encoding BTB/POZ domain-containing protein 17 isoform X2, which produces MARLTGARPVAAHRWGCTATAFLFLLLTVQAAQKADLSGDATAATINHSLTLLQRLQELLQNGNGSDSVLRVRTATSDEAKVFHTHQLLLSLQSEVFESLLRNQSVVTLHEPPETAALFEKFIRYLYCGGVSILLHQAIPMHQLASKYRVWGLQRGVAEYMKTHLASESSQGHVVGWYHYAVRIGDVVLQESCLQFLAWNLSAVLGSAEWGSVSVELLLLLLERSDLVLHSELELYTAVEGWLGRRQPEGPVAERVLRAIRYPMIAPSQLFRLQAQSAVLARHYSAVQDLLFQAFQFHAASPLHFAKYFDVNCSMFLPRNYLAPSWGSQWVINNPARDDRSTSFQTQLGPSSHDAGKRVTWNALFSPRWLPVSLRPVYSDSVSSAVQAVRIEDGRPRLVITPAMSSPDFAGVSFQKTVLVGVRQQGRVLVKHAYSFHQSSDEVADFLAHADLQKRTSEYLIDNSLHLHIIIKPVYHSLIKVKN; this is translated from the exons ATGGCCAGGCTGACGGGCGCCCGGCCCGTGGCCGCCCACCGCTGGGGCTGCACCGCCactgccttcctcttcctcctcctcaccgtGCAAGCTG cccagaaagccgaCCTTAGTGGTGATGCCACGGCGGCCACCATCAACCACTCACTGACGCTGCTGCAgcggctgcaggagctgctgcagaatgGCAACGGCAGCGATTCGGTGCTGCGGGTGCGCACAGCCACCTCCGATGAGGCCAAGGTCTTCCACACCCaccagctgctcctcagcctCCAGAGCGAGGTCTTCGAGAGCCTCCTGCGCAACCAGAGTGTTGTCACCCTGCACGAGCCACCTGAGACCGCTGCACTCTTTGAGAAGTTTATCAG GTACCTGTACTGTGGGGGGGTCTCCATCCTGCTGCACCAAGCCATCCCCATGCACCAGCTGGCCAGCAAGTACCGGGTGTGGGGGCTGCAGCGTGGCGTGGCTGAATACATGAAGACCCACCTGGCGAGCGAGTCAAGCCAGGGCCATGTGGTGGGCTGGTACCACTATGCCGTGCGCATTGGGGACGTGGTGCTGCAGGAGAGCTGCCTCCAGTTCCTGGCCTGGAACCTCTcggctgtgctgggcagcgcAGAGTGGGGCTCAGTGAGcgtggagctgctgctgctgctgctggagcgcTCCGACCTGGTGCTGCACAGCGAGCTGGAGCTCTACACAGCCGTGGAGGGCTGGCTGGGCCGCCGGCAGCCCGAGGGTCCTGTGGCCGAAAGGGTGCTGCGCGCCATCCGCTACCCCATGATTGCGCCCAGCCAGCTCTTCCGGCTGCAGGCGCAGTCGGCGGTGCTTGCGCGGCACTACAGCGCAGTGCAGGACCTGCTCTTCCAGGCTTTCCAGTTCCATGCTGCCTCCCCCCTCCATTTTGCCAAGTATTTTGATGTCAACTGCAGCATGTTCCTGCCTCGCAACTACCTCGCGCCCAGCTGGGGCTCCCAGTGGGTCATCAACAACCCGGCGCGGGATGACCGCAGCACTAGTTTCCAGACCCAGCTGGGTCCCAGCAGCCACGATGCCGGTAAGCGGGTGACCTGGAATGCCCTCTTCTCGCCACGCTGGCTGCCCGTCAGCCTGCGCCCCGTCTACTCGGACTCAGTCTCGAGCGCCGTCCAGGCAGTGCGCATCGAGGACGGTCGCCCCCGGCTCGTCATCACCCCGGCCATGAGCAGCCCTGACTTTGCCGGTGTCAGCTTCCAGAAGACGGTGCTGGTGGGCGTGCGGCAGCAGGGCCGCGTCCTGGTGAAGCATGCCTACAGCTTCCACCAGAGCTCGGATGAGGTGGCCGACTTCCTTGCCCACGCGGACCTGCAGAAGCGCACCTCTGAGTACCTCATCGACAACTCCCTGCACCTCCACATCATCATCAAGCCTGTCTACCACTCCCTCATCAAGGTGAAGAATTGA
- the BTBD17 gene encoding BTB/POZ domain-containing protein 17 isoform X1: MEDVHKARLPQLLVNHASPHSWAPHHSAVPQHPVPSSWGAALGQSHLPTAQKADLSGDATAATINHSLTLLQRLQELLQNGNGSDSVLRVRTATSDEAKVFHTHQLLLSLQSEVFESLLRNQSVVTLHEPPETAALFEKFIRYLYCGGVSILLHQAIPMHQLASKYRVWGLQRGVAEYMKTHLASESSQGHVVGWYHYAVRIGDVVLQESCLQFLAWNLSAVLGSAEWGSVSVELLLLLLERSDLVLHSELELYTAVEGWLGRRQPEGPVAERVLRAIRYPMIAPSQLFRLQAQSAVLARHYSAVQDLLFQAFQFHAASPLHFAKYFDVNCSMFLPRNYLAPSWGSQWVINNPARDDRSTSFQTQLGPSSHDAGKRVTWNALFSPRWLPVSLRPVYSDSVSSAVQAVRIEDGRPRLVITPAMSSPDFAGVSFQKTVLVGVRQQGRVLVKHAYSFHQSSDEVADFLAHADLQKRTSEYLIDNSLHLHIIIKPVYHSLIKVKN; this comes from the exons ATGGAGGATGTGCACAAAGCCAGGCTTCCCCAGCTCCTTGTTAACCATGCATCACCCCACAGCTGGGCCCCACACCACTCTGCTGTGCCCCAGCACCCCGTGCCCAGTTCTTGGGGTGCAGCACTGGGACAGTCCCATCTCcccacagcccagaaagccgaCCTTAGTGGTGATGCCACGGCGGCCACCATCAACCACTCACTGACGCTGCTGCAgcggctgcaggagctgctgcagaatgGCAACGGCAGCGATTCGGTGCTGCGGGTGCGCACAGCCACCTCCGATGAGGCCAAGGTCTTCCACACCCaccagctgctcctcagcctCCAGAGCGAGGTCTTCGAGAGCCTCCTGCGCAACCAGAGTGTTGTCACCCTGCACGAGCCACCTGAGACCGCTGCACTCTTTGAGAAGTTTATCAG GTACCTGTACTGTGGGGGGGTCTCCATCCTGCTGCACCAAGCCATCCCCATGCACCAGCTGGCCAGCAAGTACCGGGTGTGGGGGCTGCAGCGTGGCGTGGCTGAATACATGAAGACCCACCTGGCGAGCGAGTCAAGCCAGGGCCATGTGGTGGGCTGGTACCACTATGCCGTGCGCATTGGGGACGTGGTGCTGCAGGAGAGCTGCCTCCAGTTCCTGGCCTGGAACCTCTcggctgtgctgggcagcgcAGAGTGGGGCTCAGTGAGcgtggagctgctgctgctgctgctggagcgcTCCGACCTGGTGCTGCACAGCGAGCTGGAGCTCTACACAGCCGTGGAGGGCTGGCTGGGCCGCCGGCAGCCCGAGGGTCCTGTGGCCGAAAGGGTGCTGCGCGCCATCCGCTACCCCATGATTGCGCCCAGCCAGCTCTTCCGGCTGCAGGCGCAGTCGGCGGTGCTTGCGCGGCACTACAGCGCAGTGCAGGACCTGCTCTTCCAGGCTTTCCAGTTCCATGCTGCCTCCCCCCTCCATTTTGCCAAGTATTTTGATGTCAACTGCAGCATGTTCCTGCCTCGCAACTACCTCGCGCCCAGCTGGGGCTCCCAGTGGGTCATCAACAACCCGGCGCGGGATGACCGCAGCACTAGTTTCCAGACCCAGCTGGGTCCCAGCAGCCACGATGCCGGTAAGCGGGTGACCTGGAATGCCCTCTTCTCGCCACGCTGGCTGCCCGTCAGCCTGCGCCCCGTCTACTCGGACTCAGTCTCGAGCGCCGTCCAGGCAGTGCGCATCGAGGACGGTCGCCCCCGGCTCGTCATCACCCCGGCCATGAGCAGCCCTGACTTTGCCGGTGTCAGCTTCCAGAAGACGGTGCTGGTGGGCGTGCGGCAGCAGGGCCGCGTCCTGGTGAAGCATGCCTACAGCTTCCACCAGAGCTCGGATGAGGTGGCCGACTTCCTTGCCCACGCGGACCTGCAGAAGCGCACCTCTGAGTACCTCATCGACAACTCCCTGCACCTCCACATCATCATCAAGCCTGTCTACCACTCCCTCATCAAGGTGAAGAATTGA